The following proteins are encoded in a genomic region of Burkholderia cepacia:
- a CDS encoding co-chaperone GroES encodes MKICPLHDRVVVRRQEQARRTAAGIVIPDTAAEKPDHGEVIAVGPGTRLEDGRRCEPDVKVGDRVLFGKYAGTPIKVDGEALLVMREADLLAVVTADSAP; translated from the coding sequence ATGAAAATCTGCCCATTGCATGATCGGGTCGTGGTCCGGCGGCAAGAGCAGGCGCGCAGGACCGCAGCAGGCATCGTCATCCCCGACACGGCGGCCGAAAAACCCGACCACGGCGAAGTGATCGCCGTCGGCCCCGGCACGCGGCTCGAGGACGGCCGCCGTTGCGAACCGGACGTCAAGGTGGGCGACCGCGTGCTGTTCGGCAAATACGCCGGCACCCCCATCAAGGTCGACGGCGAAGCGTTGCTGGTCATGCGTGAAGCCGACCTGCTGGCGGTGGTGACCGCGGATTCCGCTCCGTGA